A single genomic interval of Pirellulales bacterium harbors:
- a CDS encoding ECF-type sigma factor has product MADLTQILSRIERGDPQAAEELLPLVYAELRRLAARKLAAEKPGQTLDPTALVHEAYLRLVPQQVGAGGQGRWDGRGHFYAAAAEAMRRILVERARRKNRIKHGGEFERVSADDFDLAAAATDDDVLAVHESLEMLAEIDPQAAELVKLHFFATLTLDEAATLLGISSRTAYRDWAFARAWLARKLGRSQD; this is encoded by the coding sequence ATGGCCGACTTAACCCAGATTCTTTCCAGGATCGAGCGCGGCGACCCACAAGCGGCCGAAGAGCTATTGCCCCTCGTCTACGCGGAGCTGAGGCGGTTGGCCGCTCGCAAATTGGCTGCTGAAAAGCCTGGGCAGACGCTGGACCCAACTGCGCTCGTTCATGAAGCCTATTTGCGTCTGGTTCCCCAGCAGGTCGGCGCTGGTGGGCAAGGACGTTGGGATGGCCGTGGCCATTTCTACGCGGCTGCGGCCGAAGCTATGCGGCGAATTCTTGTCGAGAGAGCCCGCCGTAAAAACCGCATCAAGCACGGGGGAGAATTCGAGCGGGTCTCAGCGGACGATTTCGATCTGGCCGCAGCCGCCACCGACGACGATGTACTGGCAGTCCACGAGTCGCTGGAAATGCTCGCCGAGATCGATCCTCAGGCAGCCGAGCTCGTAAAGCTGCATTTTTTCGCGACTTTGACGCTGGACGAGGCGGCGACGTTACTGGGCATTTCCAGCCGGACGGCTTATCGGGATTGGGCTTTCGCCCGCGCGTGGCTTGCCCGGAAGCTCGGCCGGTCCCAGGATTGA